From the genome of Malus sylvestris chromosome 6, drMalSylv7.2, whole genome shotgun sequence, one region includes:
- the LOC126625067 gene encoding late embryogenesis abundant protein At1g64065-like, translating to MADQESQIWPLAPSRLHRRSDEENPTFKAIRRERSNKCFVYVFAGIVLQSIIILVFALVVFRVKSPGFNLSSVQIKTLKSTGSPAASFNATLSAQMAIKNKNFGEYKFEGSSASLWYGEFKVGEAKFAKGSVKARGTRKVNLRIEVRSNRLPKDVQNGGLGSEINSGFLNISSYAKISGRVHLMKIMKKRKTIDMNCTMVLVLKNKTVKDLVCR from the coding sequence ATGGCAGATCAAGAGAGCCAAATCTGGCCACTAGCACCATCCAGATTACACCGCAGAAGCGACGAAGAAAACCCTACTTTCAAAGCCATACGCAGAGAAAGAAGCAACAAATGTTTCGTCTACGTCTTTGCAGGCATCGTCCTCCAAAGCATAATCATCCTCGTCTTTGCTTTGGTTGTTTTTCGTGTCAAATCCCCCGGTTTCAATCTCAGCTCCGTCCAGATCAAAACTCTCAAGTCCACCGGTTCTCCGGCGGCTTCGTTCAACGCAACGTTATCTGCTCAGATGGCCATAAAGAACAAAAACTTCGGGGAGTACAAGTTCGAGGGCAGCAGCGCGAGCTTGTGGTATGGAGAGTTCAAAGTCGGCGAAGCTAAATTTGCCAAGGGTAGCGTGAAAGCGAGAGGGACTCGGAAGGTGAACCTGAGAATTGAAGTGAGGTCAAATAGGCTGCCTAAGGACGTTCAAAATGGTGGTTTAGGGAGTGAGATTAATTCTGGATTTTTGAACATCAGCAGCTATGCAAAGATTAGTGGGAGAGTGCATTTGATGAAGATtatgaagaagaggaagactaTTGATATGAATTG